The proteins below come from a single Zhouia spongiae genomic window:
- a CDS encoding DUF4822 domain-containing protein, whose amino-acid sequence MKHLKKLTTVFFMTLTGAVLLSCSNDDDSTTEKLTPSEKLASTAWETTGAVNNEGENIALTDPNVANFVGFAYFKTDGTFTMFNLDDSPKLQGDWSVSADGSTRTIIAKNDAGEELFTRVVDITVLTMEEFTYRIFPDSEDEGIYFDIIHTPTNHVEP is encoded by the coding sequence ATGAAACACTTAAAAAAATTAACAACAGTCTTTTTCATGACATTAACCGGTGCGGTCCTTCTTAGTTGTAGCAATGATGATGACAGTACCACAGAAAAATTAACTCCAAGTGAAAAATTAGCAAGTACCGCCTGGGAAACTACCGGGGCTGTAAACAATGAGGGAGAAAATATAGCACTGACAGATCCCAATGTTGCTAACTTTGTAGGTTTTGCGTATTTCAAAACCGATGGTACCTTTACAATGTTTAATCTTGACGATTCACCAAAACTACAAGGCGATTGGTCTGTTTCTGCAGACGGTTCCACCCGTACCATTATAGCAAAAAATGATGCCGGGGAAGAATTATTTACTCGTGTAGTTGATATAACAGTATTAACCATGGAAGAGTTTACATATAGAATTTTTCCTGATAGTGAGGATGAAGGTATCTATTTCGATATTATACATACACCTACCAATCATGTTGAACCATGA
- a CDS encoding 6-pyruvoyl trahydropterin synthase family protein, with the protein MRVKVSRRAHFNAAHRLYRKDWSFEKNERVFGKCNNPNFHGHNYELITSVTGEIDQRTGYVMDIKDLKDLIEEEVVTAFDHKNLNKDCPEFKDLNPTAENIVVVIWNKLRKRIKTELDLEVVLYETPRNFVSYTGA; encoded by the coding sequence ATGAGAGTGAAAGTAAGCAGGAGGGCCCATTTTAATGCCGCACACAGATTATACAGGAAAGACTGGAGTTTTGAAAAAAACGAACGTGTTTTCGGAAAATGCAACAACCCGAACTTTCATGGCCATAATTATGAACTTATAACGAGTGTTACAGGTGAAATAGATCAGAGAACCGGATATGTGATGGATATTAAGGACCTGAAAGACCTGATAGAAGAAGAGGTCGTTACTGCGTTCGATCATAAAAACCTTAATAAGGATTGTCCGGAGTTTAAAGACTTGAACCCGACCGCCGAAAATATTGTTGTTGTGATCTGGAATAAGCTGAGAAAGCGGATTAAAACAGAATTGGACCTGGAGGTTGTTTTATACGAAACACCCCGAAATTTTGTGTCTTATACAGGAGCATAA
- the idi gene encoding isopentenyl-diphosphate Delta-isomerase, with the protein MEKEYVILVNENDEPIGTMEKIEAHKKALLHRAFSVFIMNKKGETMLQQRALHKYHSPGLWTNTCCSHQREGESNIAAGKRRLMEEMGFEVDNLEEIFSFIYKAPFDNGLTEHELDHVMIGYYDEEPGIVPDEVADWKWMSLEDVKDDILANPGIYTEWFKIIFNKFYTHLLQNTSK; encoded by the coding sequence ATGGAGAAGGAATACGTAATTTTAGTAAACGAGAATGATGAACCGATAGGTACGATGGAGAAGATCGAGGCCCATAAAAAGGCTTTGTTACATCGTGCTTTTTCCGTTTTTATTATGAATAAGAAAGGAGAAACCATGTTGCAGCAACGGGCCTTGCACAAGTATCATTCTCCCGGACTTTGGACAAATACCTGTTGTAGTCACCAGCGAGAAGGTGAAAGTAATATCGCCGCCGGTAAAAGACGGTTGATGGAAGAAATGGGGTTTGAAGTTGATAATCTTGAAGAAATCTTCTCATTTATATACAAGGCTCCGTTCGACAACGGGCTGACAGAACATGAACTGGACCATGTAATGATCGGGTATTATGACGAAGAACCTGGTATTGTTCCGGATGAAGTTGCTGATTGGAAATGGATGTCACTGGAGGATGTTAAAGATGATATCCTGGCGAATCCTGGAATTTATACCGAATGGTTTAAGATTATTTTTAATAAGTTCTATACACACTTATTGCAAAACACTTCAAAATGA
- a CDS encoding ankyrin repeat domain-containing protein gives MKTILFLLIFTATTFSYHSTTKENEMSIQQEKNIINLVIKNDVQSVKKMLENGAEVNTEDNNKRSLLLIATNKGYYAMARLLVKHGADVNQQAVNLDSPFLYAGASGQTELVRLFLENGAKFDVFNRYYGSALIPACERGHVETVRLLANTKNYPIDHINRLGWTALMEAVILGDGSKKYQQIVQILKEAGAKPDIPDHDGVTPLQHAQKRGFKEIVDLLKP, from the coding sequence ATGAAGACTATCTTGTTCTTACTGATATTCACTGCTACAACTTTTTCGTATCATTCAACTACAAAAGAAAATGAAATGAGCATACAACAAGAAAAGAATATTATCAATCTGGTGATCAAAAACGACGTGCAAAGTGTAAAAAAAATGTTGGAAAATGGCGCTGAAGTAAATACTGAAGATAATAATAAACGTTCTTTGTTATTGATAGCAACCAATAAAGGATATTATGCAATGGCCAGGCTACTTGTAAAACACGGCGCAGATGTTAATCAGCAGGCTGTCAATTTGGACAGCCCTTTTCTCTATGCCGGTGCCAGCGGACAAACCGAACTGGTTCGGTTATTTTTGGAGAATGGAGCAAAATTCGATGTCTTTAACCGCTATTACGGTTCGGCTTTGATACCTGCCTGTGAACGCGGTCATGTGGAAACAGTCCGTTTATTGGCAAATACCAAAAACTACCCAATAGATCACATAAACCGTTTGGGCTGGACAGCATTGATGGAAGCCGTAATTTTGGGAGACGGCAGTAAAAAATATCAACAAATCGTCCAAATATTGAAAGAAGCCGGAGCGAAACCGGATATTCCCGACCATGATGGCGTTACCCCTCTCCAACATGCCCAAAAAAGGGGCTTTAAAGAAATTGTGGATTTACTAAAACCATAG
- a CDS encoding peptide chain release factor 3 — MSLINEISKRRTFGIISHPDAGKTTLTEKLLLFGGAIQEAGAVKSNKIKKGATSDFMEIERQRGISVATSVLAFNYRDKKINILDTPGHKDFAEDTFRTLTAVDSVIVVIDVAKGVEEQTEKLVEVCRMRNIPMIVFINKLDREGKDAFDLLDEVEQRLGLTVTPLSFPIGMGFDFKGIYNIWEKNINLFTGESKTSIEDTIAFDNVNNPELEELIGDKAAETLREELELVYEVYPEFEAEAYQKGAIQPVFFGSALNNFGVRELLDCFIDIAPSPRPKNAEEREVKPNEPAFTGFVFKIHANMDPKHRDRLAFIKIVSGTFERNKPYLHVRNNKKLKFSSPNAFFAEKKEIVDVSYAGDIVGLHDTGNFKIGDTLTEGEVLSFRGIPSFSPEHFRYINNADPMKAKQLNKGIDQLMDEGVAQLFTLELNGRKVIGTVGALQYEVIQYRLEHEYGAKCTYENFPVHKACWVEPEDPKNEEFSEFKRVKQKFLAKDKQGQLVFLADSAFSIEMMKQKYPTVKLHFVSEYK, encoded by the coding sequence ATGAGTTTGATTAACGAGATTTCTAAAAGGCGGACCTTTGGGATCATTTCCCACCCGGATGCCGGTAAAACAACATTAACCGAAAAGCTTTTACTTTTTGGTGGTGCCATACAGGAAGCCGGAGCCGTAAAAAGTAATAAAATAAAAAAAGGCGCTACAAGTGACTTTATGGAGATTGAACGTCAGCGCGGTATCTCTGTAGCTACTTCTGTATTGGCATTTAATTACAGGGATAAAAAAATAAATATCCTGGATACGCCGGGACACAAGGACTTTGCCGAAGATACTTTCCGTACGCTTACTGCAGTAGATAGTGTCATTGTAGTCATTGATGTAGCAAAAGGGGTCGAGGAACAAACCGAAAAACTTGTAGAAGTTTGTAGAATGCGAAACATCCCTATGATCGTTTTCATTAACAAACTTGACCGTGAAGGTAAAGATGCTTTCGACCTTCTGGATGAAGTAGAGCAAAGGCTGGGGCTTACTGTTACTCCTTTAAGCTTTCCTATTGGAATGGGATTCGATTTTAAAGGAATTTATAATATCTGGGAAAAAAATATCAACCTCTTTACCGGAGAAAGCAAAACCAGTATAGAAGACACCATCGCTTTTGATAATGTTAACAATCCCGAATTAGAAGAACTTATTGGCGATAAAGCTGCAGAAACATTGAGGGAAGAACTGGAACTCGTTTATGAAGTATACCCTGAATTTGAAGCCGAGGCATATCAAAAAGGAGCAATACAACCTGTTTTCTTCGGTTCAGCCTTGAATAACTTCGGCGTTCGTGAATTATTAGATTGTTTTATCGATATCGCTCCTTCCCCGCGTCCGAAAAATGCAGAAGAACGTGAAGTAAAACCCAACGAACCTGCATTTACCGGTTTTGTATTTAAGATTCATGCCAATATGGATCCGAAACACAGGGACAGGCTGGCATTTATTAAAATAGTTTCGGGTACTTTCGAAAGGAACAAACCCTACCTCCATGTCAGGAACAATAAAAAACTAAAGTTTTCCAGTCCAAATGCTTTCTTTGCTGAGAAAAAAGAAATCGTGGATGTTTCTTATGCCGGAGATATTGTAGGCTTACACGATACGGGAAACTTTAAAATCGGAGACACCCTTACCGAAGGGGAAGTACTAAGCTTCAGAGGTATTCCAAGTTTCTCTCCTGAACACTTCAGGTATATCAATAATGCGGATCCCATGAAAGCAAAACAGCTCAATAAAGGGATCGATCAGTTGATGGATGAAGGGGTTGCACAGCTATTTACTTTAGAATTGAATGGCCGAAAAGTAATCGGAACTGTAGGCGCTCTTCAATACGAGGTTATCCAGTATCGCCTGGAACATGAGTATGGGGCCAAATGTACTTACGAGAACTTTCCGGTACATAAAGCTTGCTGGGTAGAACCGGAAGATCCTAAAAATGAAGAGTTTTCTGAATTTAAAAGAGTTAAACAGAAGTTTTTAGCTAAAGACAAACAGGGGCAATTGGTATTCCTGGCAGACTCAGCTTTCTCAATCGAAATGATGAAACAAAAATATCCTACGGTTAAACTACATTTCGTTTCTGAGTATAAATAA
- a CDS encoding amidohydrolase — protein MKEYNITRKEFIRSSALSFAGLTLTPTLMNAQSDSRNQTANSIKTKKRYTLKNVRLETGFEYEDGEVIATRTRLFTVEIEDGKIKKISPNNNDTNAIDAKGMLMLPSFKDMHIHLDKTFYGDKWQAVKRRRGGVKGMIALEQQMLPEMLKSSTYKAEKMIELLQSQGSSFARSHVNIEPTSKLKSLENLQKALEHKKDVFGAELVAFPQHGVFYTDSVSYMKEAAKTNIDFIGGLDPYSIDGAIEKTMDFTVQLALDNQKGIDIHLHETGESGLKTVEYLIDKVQENPELKGKTYLSHCFVLGRLDKAKQEEISEKLANAQIGIISTIPFGGLIMPIPTLTKHGVKVMTGNDSIVDHWNTFGTGSVLYKTNLAAQLYGQVTEFGLSRMLKLATAGPTPLDDKGVQQWPKAGDAADVVLVEAGCSAEVVSRMSPVRSLIYKGNIVF, from the coding sequence ATGAAAGAGTACAATATAACACGGAAAGAATTCATCAGGAGTTCAGCATTGAGTTTTGCAGGATTAACCCTTACACCAACACTAATGAATGCACAATCGGACAGTAGGAACCAAACGGCAAATAGCATAAAAACAAAAAAGCGTTATACCTTAAAAAATGTACGTTTAGAAACAGGTTTTGAGTATGAAGATGGTGAAGTGATTGCGACAAGAACCAGACTTTTTACCGTAGAAATAGAAGACGGTAAAATTAAAAAGATCAGTCCAAACAATAATGACACGAATGCTATAGATGCCAAAGGAATGCTTATGCTCCCCTCTTTTAAGGACATGCATATCCATCTTGACAAAACTTTCTATGGAGATAAATGGCAAGCTGTAAAAAGAAGAAGAGGCGGTGTAAAAGGTATGATCGCATTAGAACAGCAGATGTTGCCTGAAATGCTAAAAAGCTCTACTTACAAGGCTGAAAAAATGATAGAACTGTTGCAATCTCAAGGTTCATCATTTGCCCGTAGTCATGTAAATATTGAGCCAACATCAAAACTGAAATCTCTCGAAAACTTACAAAAGGCTTTAGAGCATAAAAAGGACGTTTTCGGAGCTGAGTTGGTAGCTTTCCCACAACATGGCGTATTTTATACCGATTCTGTTTCTTATATGAAAGAAGCGGCCAAAACCAATATTGATTTCATAGGTGGTCTGGATCCATACAGTATTGACGGAGCCATCGAAAAGACAATGGATTTTACGGTACAACTGGCCCTGGACAACCAAAAAGGAATAGATATCCACTTACACGAAACCGGTGAATCTGGATTAAAAACTGTTGAATATCTGATCGATAAGGTTCAAGAGAATCCGGAACTGAAAGGAAAAACCTACTTGAGCCACTGCTTTGTCCTGGGAAGATTGGATAAAGCTAAACAGGAAGAGATTTCTGAAAAACTAGCTAACGCACAAATAGGTATTATTTCTACCATTCCTTTTGGTGGTTTGATTATGCCCATCCCTACCTTAACTAAACACGGGGTAAAGGTCATGACCGGAAATGACAGTATTGTAGATCATTGGAATACTTTTGGTACCGGTAGCGTTTTGTACAAAACTAATCTCGCAGCACAATTATACGGGCAGGTTACCGAATTCGGACTATCCAGAATGTTAAAACTGGCTACAGCCGGACCGACACCCTTAGACGACAAAGGCGTACAACAATGGCCCAAAGCAGGTGATGCCGCTGATGTGGTACTGGTAGAGGCCGGTTGCTCGGCTGAAGTGGTTTCACGGATGTCACCTGTCCGATCATTAATCTATAAGGGGAATATTGTTTTTTAA
- a CDS encoding RagB/SusD family nutrient uptake outer membrane protein yields the protein MKNIKLILAVFSFLVLSSCSIEDVESNNILLEENVITDETTAQNVLNRIYNSGLRNAAYGKGIGGMSGAGIVVELTLAGTEAKPISDRYSSFIPFSTNNVLNDEPILKSLYTDMYYNINLSNYFIALVGRGDANVSEARKNELLAEARFFRALSHFNLLKVFGEFYDLDSDLGIVISTKPVKSDTAHPRNSVSETYDVILSDLQFASEYGSSGREHFYVTATVARAFLAKVQLYMGNYNHAATNAMAVINNADGYVLESAYNTVFSDRWGPETLLASYVNMLSEGAQAHRFSLNDLAPSDSFIALADAQDGIVGNGSNDYASGYDPRFSFGYYLDDSNPNGLIRKYPFAVNASDGSGNAIKILRMPEVYLIYAEAEARRNGGSLSDALDALNTVRNRVPGIAPKSLTDKATLLEDIRNEKMLELYYETGETWFDLVRYDRLGDINISSIKPSVTSSSKLIYPIPNEALLGNELLVPNP from the coding sequence ATGAAAAATATAAAATTAATATTAGCGGTTTTTTCTTTTTTAGTTTTAAGCAGTTGTAGTATAGAAGATGTAGAGTCAAACAACATTTTGCTGGAAGAGAATGTTATAACAGATGAAACAACTGCTCAAAATGTTTTGAATAGAATTTATAATTCCGGCTTAAGGAATGCGGCATATGGTAAAGGAATTGGTGGTATGTCGGGAGCTGGGATTGTAGTAGAATTAACATTAGCGGGAACTGAAGCAAAGCCGATTTCAGACAGATACTCTTCTTTCATCCCTTTTAGTACCAATAATGTATTGAATGATGAACCTATACTTAAATCGCTGTATACAGACATGTATTATAATATCAACCTGTCGAATTACTTTATAGCATTGGTGGGAAGAGGCGATGCCAATGTTAGTGAAGCCAGAAAAAACGAACTGCTGGCAGAAGCTCGTTTTTTCAGGGCATTGTCTCATTTTAATTTATTAAAAGTATTTGGAGAATTTTACGATCTGGATTCTGATTTAGGTATTGTAATTAGTACAAAACCTGTAAAAAGCGATACAGCACATCCGAGAAACAGCGTTTCGGAGACTTATGACGTAATTTTATCTGACTTACAGTTTGCATCGGAATACGGGTCAAGCGGAAGAGAACATTTTTATGTAACAGCTACAGTGGCCAGGGCATTTTTAGCCAAAGTACAGCTTTACATGGGGAATTATAATCACGCAGCCACTAATGCCATGGCTGTTATCAATAATGCTGATGGTTATGTATTAGAATCTGCCTATAATACTGTTTTTAGCGATCGCTGGGGGCCAGAAACGCTATTGGCTTCCTATGTAAATATGCTAAGTGAGGGAGCACAGGCCCATAGATTTTCGTTGAATGATTTGGCACCTTCAGATTCATTCATCGCTCTGGCAGATGCACAGGACGGAATCGTTGGTAATGGAAGTAATGATTATGCTTCTGGTTATGATCCAAGGTTTTCATTCGGGTATTATCTCGATGATTCAAACCCTAATGGATTAATACGGAAATATCCGTTTGCTGTAAATGCCAGTGATGGTAGTGGCAACGCGATAAAAATCTTGAGAATGCCTGAAGTGTATTTAATTTATGCGGAAGCTGAAGCAAGACGAAATGGGGGATCTTTAAGTGATGCATTGGATGCATTAAATACGGTCCGGAATAGGGTGCCTGGTATTGCTCCAAAATCATTGACCGATAAAGCAACCTTGTTAGAGGATATCAGAAATGAGAAAATGTTGGAGCTTTATTACGAAACAGGAGAGACATGGTTTGACTTGGTAAGGTATGACAGGCTTGGAGATATTAATATATCTAGTATAAAACCATCGGTAACATCGTCATCTAAGCTTATTTATCCAATTCCCAATGAAGCATTATTAGGAAACGAACTTTTAGTTCCAAACCCATAG
- a CDS encoding helix-turn-helix domain-containing protein: MQNHKEGSIPIINIEAFRKGQSAGRDEILFNELYGERHIEKPHKHDFFIIILFEQGQGFHNIDSIDYPIGNHEVHVLFPGQMHKWSIRAGTVGYQLMIEKSFFEHFAPYFRFSFTNYQNHPVIQLTDNAFQLLLYEFHAIKNELKKENSLAQLISARAAVIATIVSREAENIFTEFKVYQSNPRLAKFNMLIDEFFKEQKYVSFYAEKLHISANYLNILCKKHLKVSATHLIQIRLCTEAKRLLHSTTLSVKEISFQLGFVDHAYFSNFFKSKTGMSPTSFRKKR, encoded by the coding sequence ATGCAAAATCATAAAGAAGGTTCGATACCTATCATAAATATCGAGGCGTTTCGAAAAGGACAGTCAGCCGGAAGGGATGAAATTTTATTTAATGAACTGTACGGTGAAAGACATATAGAAAAACCTCATAAGCATGATTTCTTTATCATCATACTTTTTGAACAGGGTCAGGGCTTTCACAATATTGATTCTATAGATTATCCCATCGGCAACCACGAAGTACATGTATTATTTCCCGGACAGATGCATAAATGGTCGATCAGAGCCGGAACAGTAGGCTATCAGCTCATGATAGAAAAATCCTTTTTCGAACACTTTGCACCTTACTTCAGGTTTTCATTTACCAACTATCAAAATCATCCGGTAATACAACTAACCGATAACGCCTTTCAATTGCTGCTTTATGAGTTTCACGCAATTAAAAACGAACTGAAAAAGGAAAACTCCCTTGCACAACTCATTAGTGCCCGTGCAGCAGTCATTGCTACAATAGTAAGCAGGGAGGCCGAAAACATCTTTACTGAATTCAAAGTTTACCAATCCAATCCCCGGCTTGCAAAGTTCAATATGCTGATTGATGAATTCTTCAAGGAACAAAAATATGTTAGCTTTTATGCCGAAAAACTACATATTTCTGCCAATTACCTAAATATTTTATGCAAAAAACACTTAAAAGTGTCTGCTACACACCTGATACAGATACGCTTGTGTACTGAAGCCAAAAGACTACTCCATAGCACCACACTCTCCGTTAAAGAAATTTCCTTTCAACTTGGATTTGTAGACCATGCCTATTTTTCCAATTTTTTTAAAAGCAAAACCGGAATGTCGCCTACCTCATTTCGAAAAAAAAGATAA
- a CDS encoding peroxiredoxin: MSLNIGDRIPLFTLEDQDGNHFDINSVMGKKVFVVYFYPKDFTPGCTAQACYFRDHYEEFTDAGIRVIGISADNVAKHERFARKYQLPFTLLSDPAKEVSRLFGVKNHLFGLIPGRETFIFDKEGILLTRFVSNRASRHIKEVLKTIKSN, translated from the coding sequence ATGAGCCTTAATATTGGAGATAGAATACCATTGTTTACCCTTGAAGACCAGGACGGGAATCATTTTGATATTAATTCGGTCATGGGTAAGAAGGTATTTGTTGTATATTTTTATCCTAAAGATTTTACGCCGGGTTGTACTGCTCAGGCCTGTTATTTTAGAGACCATTACGAAGAATTTACAGATGCAGGTATACGAGTAATCGGAATTAGCGCTGATAATGTGGCCAAACATGAAAGGTTTGCCAGGAAGTATCAGCTGCCTTTTACATTATTATCAGACCCTGCTAAAGAGGTAAGCAGACTTTTTGGTGTTAAGAACCATTTGTTTGGATTGATACCGGGAAGGGAAACATTTATTTTTGATAAAGAGGGGATTTTATTAACCCGTTTTGTCAGCAACAGGGCTTCACGACATATTAAAGAAGTATTAAAAACAATAAAAAGTAATTGA
- a CDS encoding type I phosphomannose isomerase catalytic subunit: MNTLYPIKFTPIFKERLWGGTKLKDVLEKDSEGDLIGESWELSDVEGDVSVISNGSMAGKTLTEAIEMMGTDLLGRSVMDRFGKKFPILIKFIDAKQDLSIQLHPNDKLAQQRHNSFGKTEMWHVMQADPGSRLIVGFNKDVEKDEYVKHLEENTLLELLNYEEVDTGDTFFINTGKIHAIGAGILLAEIQQTSDVTYRVYDFNRRDKEGNTRELHTELALDAIDYEAKADFKVHYTKEKNVPNDMVSCPYFTTSYIDVSGELEHQLDRDSFTIYMCVDGEVEISVGDFKEIVKKGQTVLIPAAIAEVNLKADNAKILEVYI; encoded by the coding sequence ATGAATACGTTATATCCTATAAAATTCACCCCGATTTTTAAAGAAAGACTATGGGGAGGGACCAAGTTAAAAGATGTTTTAGAGAAAGATTCTGAAGGTGATCTTATTGGTGAAAGCTGGGAATTAAGCGATGTAGAAGGAGATGTGTCTGTAATCAGTAATGGTTCTATGGCAGGTAAAACCTTAACGGAAGCTATTGAGATGATGGGAACAGATTTACTCGGGCGGAGTGTGATGGACCGTTTCGGAAAAAAATTCCCGATACTAATCAAATTCATAGATGCAAAACAAGATCTGTCAATTCAGTTACACCCGAATGATAAATTGGCGCAACAGCGTCATAATTCTTTTGGAAAAACCGAAATGTGGCATGTAATGCAGGCTGATCCCGGATCGAGACTTATCGTAGGGTTTAATAAAGATGTGGAAAAAGATGAGTATGTTAAACATCTTGAAGAAAACACCTTGCTGGAATTGCTTAATTATGAGGAAGTTGATACAGGAGATACATTCTTTATCAATACAGGTAAAATACATGCTATAGGAGCCGGAATCCTGTTGGCCGAAATTCAACAGACTTCAGATGTAACATATCGGGTTTATGATTTTAACCGTAGGGATAAAGAGGGAAATACCAGGGAATTGCATACTGAGTTGGCTTTAGATGCTATAGATTATGAAGCTAAGGCCGATTTTAAAGTACATTATACCAAAGAGAAGAACGTTCCGAACGATATGGTTAGCTGTCCGTATTTTACGACCAGTTATATAGATGTGTCAGGGGAACTGGAGCATCAACTAGACAGAGATTCGTTTACTATATATATGTGTGTTGACGGAGAGGTGGAAATAAGCGTGGGAGATTTTAAAGAAATCGTTAAAAAAGGACAAACTGTTTTAATTCCTGCTGCTATTGCTGAAGTTAATCTAAAAGCAGACAACGCAAAAATTTTAGAGGTATATATCTAG
- a CDS encoding TlpA family protein disulfide reductase produces the protein MKNLIYTLAIILLTFISCKEESSKDYMSFSGVISNQNSDSLQIFSSKGFKKRISVNPDGTFSDTVKIKDGTYYLLDGTENTNIYLKNGYDLKLTLDTKTFDESIEFSGTGAEPNNYLAQSFLLSERVGQDSLLFALQREDFYMKMIYVYEDFKELLLDTKNVDSVFIKEQTADIEKMIKYMASRYEHKLLMKNVLVKGNPSPKFIGYENFNGGTTSLADFKGKYVYLDIWATWCGPCKREIPFLKTIEKKYHGKNIEFVSISVDKVEDHDKWKTMVKDKELSGVQLFANNKKDGLDFIKNYGVKGIPRFILIDPDGNIVSANAPRPSDDELIALFNDLNI, from the coding sequence ATGAAAAATCTTATTTATACGCTTGCCATTATCCTTCTGACATTTATTTCATGTAAGGAAGAATCTTCTAAAGACTATATGAGCTTTTCGGGAGTAATTAGTAACCAAAATTCTGATTCTTTGCAGATCTTTAGTTCTAAAGGATTTAAAAAAAGAATTTCAGTGAACCCTGATGGCACATTTTCAGATACAGTAAAAATTAAAGACGGAACTTACTATTTATTGGATGGTACGGAAAACACCAATATATATTTAAAAAACGGGTACGATTTAAAACTGACATTAGACACAAAAACCTTTGATGAATCTATTGAATTTTCAGGAACCGGAGCAGAACCGAATAATTACCTGGCTCAAAGTTTTTTGTTAAGCGAAAGGGTAGGGCAAGATAGTTTGCTTTTTGCTCTACAGCGGGAAGATTTCTATATGAAAATGATATATGTATACGAGGATTTTAAAGAACTGTTATTAGATACTAAAAACGTTGACTCCGTCTTTATAAAGGAACAAACGGCTGATATTGAAAAAATGATTAAGTACATGGCTTCCAGGTATGAGCATAAGCTGTTAATGAAGAATGTCTTGGTTAAAGGAAACCCATCTCCAAAGTTTATTGGTTATGAGAATTTTAACGGTGGGACTACTTCATTAGCTGATTTTAAAGGGAAGTACGTTTATCTCGATATTTGGGCTACCTGGTGTGGGCCTTGTAAAAGAGAGATCCCTTTCTTAAAAACAATAGAGAAAAAATATCATGGGAAGAATATTGAATTTGTAAGTATCTCTGTTGACAAAGTTGAAGATCACGATAAATGGAAAACGATGGTAAAGGATAAAGAGTTGAGCGGTGTACAATTGTTTGCTAATAATAAGAAAGATGGATTGGATTTTATAAAGAATTATGGTGTAAAGGGCATCCCCCGGTTTATTTTAATTGATCCCGACGGAAACATTGTGTCTGCTAATGCCCCAAGACCGTCAGACGATGAATTAATAGCCTTGTTTAACGATTTAAATATATAA